Below is a window of Halomicrobium mukohataei DSM 12286 DNA.
CGACGACGAACCACTCGTAGGCGACGTAGATCGCCAGCACGACCCCGACGAGTGCGCTCGCCACGCCGACGCTCCCGAAGTAGAACAGCGGATTGTTGGTCTTTGCCATCCGGTACAGCGTCAGGATGATCACCGCACCGTCGCTGAACGGATCCAGATTCGTCTCCGAGTCGTCGGGTCGGGCCTGGTAGGTGATCGGCACCACCGTCGTCGAGACCCCCTGTTTGACGCACTCGACGGCCATCTCCGTCTCGATGCCGAACCCGTCTGCGGTCAGGTCGAACTGCCTGACCGACTCCAGCGTGAACGCCCGGTAGCCAGAGAGGATGTCCGTCAGATCTCGGCCGTGAATGACCGAGAACGCCGTGTTGATGATCCCGTTGCCGACCTGATTCAATCGGGTCATCGCACCGGCTTCCATATCGGCAAAGCGGTTCCCGACGACGTGCTCTGCGCGTCCGTCGAACAGCGGTTCCAGCAGCCGGTCGGCCTCGTCGGGCCGGTAGGTGGCGTCGCCGTCGAGCATGAGGACGTAGGGCTGTTCGACGTGGCGATTCAGGGCCTCGCGGACCGCTTGCCCCTTGCCCGATCCCCGTCCGGTGCCCGACTGCTCGACGACCCTCGCGCCGGCCTCGGCTGCGAGTTCCCGCGTGCCGTCGTCGGAACCGCCGTCGATCACGAGCACGTGTTCGAACCCCTGTCCGACGAACGAGGCGACGACATCGCCGATCGTCGCCGCTTCGTTGTACGTCGGGACGAGAACGCACACGTCGTCTCGATCGGCCATTGTTGACCAGTCGACTGCGCGGACTCAAATATATACTGGTGGGCTATCCGGCACGGGGCAACTCGATCACGACGGCGGTGCCGCCCCGGTCGCTCTCTTCGATCCAGACCGAACCGCCGTAGGAGTCGACCATCACGTCCACGAAGTACAGCCCGAACCCGGTGCCACTCGACCCGTTTCGCCGGGCACCGCGTTCGAACACCGACGGTCGCCGCTCGGGCGGGATCCCCGGACCGTCGTCCGCGATTCGGACCCGTATCGTCTCGGCGGCCTCGGTCGCGGTCACCTCGATCGACGGCGACGATTCGGTGTGCTCGACGGCGTTGAGCATGACGTTGGCGAACACGTCGTCGAGGAGTTCGTCGCCAGCGACGGTCACGGCCGGCACGTCGATCGACACCGAGCAGTGCTGGTCCGCGCTCGTCGGACGGCTCGACGCCGCTTCGAGCATCGCTCGCAGATCGACCGGCTCCGGGTCTGTCAGACCGTCTTCGGACAGTGTCGACAGCACCGAGCGGACCTTCTGGGTCAGCTCGACGATGTCGTCGCTCCACTCCAGGATCGTCTGTGCGTGGTCGTTGAGTTCCCCGTCGAGGTCGGCTTCGAGTCGCTCGGCCCGCGCCCGAACGACGTTCATCCCGTTGAGAATGTCGTGTCGGAGGATCCCGTTGAAGAAGTCCATCTGTTCTTTCCTGTTTTGCAGGTCGGTGATGTCGAGCCCCTCCGCGACGATCTCCGAGACGGCTCCGTCGTCGTACACCGGCCGGACCGTGACGGCCGTCTTGATGCGACTGCCGTCGGCCCCGACGTGTGTGCCCTCGAACTCGACGGTCTCGCCGCTCTCGGCCCGCTCGATCGCGTCGCGGCACTTCGCACGCTGTTCGTCGTCGTGGTTCCACCAGGGCGTCTCCGGGAAGGGATGGCCACGCACGTCGTCGACGTCGACCCCGGCGAAGGAAAGCGCCGTCTCGTTTGCACGCAGCAACGTTCCGTCCGGTTTGAGGATCCCGACGAAGACGTTCGGCGAGTCGAACGTCGCTTCGAGGAGTCGCTCGTTGCGGTCCCGCAGCGACGCGATCTGCTCCCGTTCCAGTTCCGACTCGACCCACCGACGAAGCGTGTCGAGGAGCACTCCCTGCCAGGGATCCAGCGTCGACCTCGGCTCCGACGGATCCCCGAAACAGAGCGTTCCGTAGGTCTCGCTGTCGACTTCGATCGGGACGCCGACGTACGTCTCCAGACCCCACCTGTCGTAGGCCGGATCGTCCGGTGCGCTCTCACTGACATCGAGAATCGTGTACAGATCACCGTCGGACAGCGTGTGTCGGCAGTACGTCTCGGAGAGTGGCGACGTGTCGCCGACGGCGTCGGCCGCGTTTTCGCCGGCCGCGACGGCGATCTCGTACCTGTCGTCGGTGACGGCCGAGAGATATCCGTTCGGGTATCCGAGGTGTTCACACCCGACATTGAGCACGCGCCCGATGCGGTCTTCGACAGTGCCGTCTCCGTCGGCCATCGCCGACGTGAGGTCCTGTAGCGCTTCGAGGTGACGCGTCGACGCGTCGGCCGTGTCGTCACCGCCCTCGGGGTCCATGCCAGCTAGTGGGCACGACACCGCTTCAATCCTCTGGCGGCCGAGCCGGTAGTGTTCAGATAAGAGATCGAGAGTAGCATCGTCGAGGCACCGAAAGCCCTCGTGCAGTTGCGGTCCCGCGGCTCGCTGCGCGCGCTCCGCGTGCTTGCCGAGAGGGACTCTCCGAGTCCCTCTGGCCGTGCGAACGGGCGCTTTGCGCCCGTGAGCAGACTTTGCCGGGGTTCCCGCAAGGGCCGGCCGGTGGACCCGGCCGGCTATAACGTGACGGCTCCGCCGTCACGCAGCACTCGCCCTTTCATCCGCCAAGTTTCAGACGGTGAACCAGCCGATTCCTGGTGGATGAAAGGGCGAGGTGCGGTCGGCGGTTCTGCGGCGGCACTATCGAACGCAGTGAAGATATCCGCCACAGAACCGCCGAGCGTGCCGAGGGCTTTCGGTGTCTATATGTCAGTCAGTGCTGCTGCTTATCTGAACACCGCCGCCGAGCCCTGGCCACCGCGGTCGTCACGAACGCGCGGCCGACGGCGTCACCAGGTGCCGTGGAAGGTGTCGAAGGCGAGTTCCTCCAGGTCCTCCTCGCCGATTGCGATGCGGTACTCCTGGGGCGTCAGCATCGGCTTCTTGAACTGCGGGCCGTCGTCGGTCGTGATCCGCGGGCACCCCGTGTTGACGTAGGCGTCCATCCCGAAGTTCGTCAGTCGATCCGGCGTCACCTCGTCCATCGTGATGAGGTAGGCGTCGTCGTTGTTCTCGACGATCTCGGTCGCCTGGTCCCAGCGACCCTGTCCGATCTTCGTACAGAAGATGACGCCCCACCGCTCGGCGTCCATCGCCTTGTGGACCGAGGCGTACCGCTGTTTCATGAACTTCTCCGTGTCGGCGACGTGGACGGCGTTGTTGACCGGATCGGCGATGACGACCTTCTTGTCGGGGTGTTCCATCGCCAGCCCGAGCGGGTGGAACTTGCCACCGCCGACGTAGAGGATCTGGTCGGCGTCGACCTCGGCGCTGGCGTAGTTGCACCCGAGCACCTGTCCCTCGTGGGTCAGTCGCTCGTCGCCCTTGCGGGTGTGGACCTCGTAGTCGCGTTCTTCGAGCCAGCCGCGCATCTCGTCGAACTTGTTCATGTGCTGGGCCGTCGTCACGAGCCCGACCTCGGGGTCCTCGTCGGGAGCGGGAAGCTCCGATTCGAGGGCCTGCTCCATGATCGGGAACACGTCGACGTTCGAGAACAGCGGCACGTAGATGATCTTGTCCGACTCCTTCATCGGGGAGTGGCCGAAGTGAACGAACACGTCGGTCCGGCGCATCAGGTACGTGTCCAGGTCGCAGGCACCGTAACAGGGCTGGCCCGAGATCATCACCTGCGTGTCGTCTGGCAGTTCGTCCCGAAGGTCGTCGGCGACGGCTGGTCCGCGGCGCTTCAGCCCTTCCGGGAACTGGAGGCCGACGGTCTCTGCGTCGCGGTCGGCGACTTCCTCGACGATGCGGTCGAGTTCGTAGTCCCACTCGCGGTCGTGCTTGAGAGCGAGCCCAGTCGCCCGGAGATCCCCCTCGCTGCGGTCCTGACTCATTGGACCGCCGTAGCGCCTCGGCGCGTATAACAAGCGCGCTTCCAGACGGTATCCCCGGCCACACGGACACAGCCCCGCTCGGACGACCCGCTGTCCGTTCGTCGCCGCGTTCGCTACTCGTGGTGGCGAGACGTGTGACAGACGGACAGCGTCCCGTACGAAGTATCGTAGATCGTTACCGGATCGATCTCACGATGGCGTGGGCTCGACCGGACAGACGGCGACGACACTCCGCCTCAGGACTCGTCGAGGAGAAGCTCCTGTGTGGCGTCGTCGACCGACGCCAGTCGATCCGCGATCCGGTCACCGAACGCGACGAATCCGAAGGCCAGAACGGCGAGCATCGCGCCACCGACGAGTGTCAATGCCATACACTGGCTTACCGCTCTACCCCCAAAAGCCTGCTCCCCCGGTGGCGGTTCGGCAACTCTTTAGGCGGCCAGCACCAAGGACGGAGAGATGAGCATCGAGTCCGAGACCTCCGATTCGGCCGTCGACAGCCACGTCGAAGAGATCGCCGCCGAGTTCGGCGACGCGATCACACAGCTACCGGTGTACCAGCGCTTCGCCGAAGCCAAAACGGCCGTCGAGAACGACGAACAGGCCCAGGAGAAGATCGAGGAGTTCGAGTCCATTCGCGAGGAGTTCATGCTCGCACGCCAGACCGGACAGGCCGACCAGGAAGCGCTCAGAGAGCTCCAGGCCGCACAGGAAGAGCTCCACGACCTGCCGGTGATGAGCGAGTACCTCGAAGTGCAGAGCGAACTCGAACTGCGTCTGCAGGAACTCAACGAAGTCGTCTCCGAGCAGCTCGTCGTCGACTTCGGCGAGAAGGCCGGCGGCTGCTGCGAGGACTGATACGGTTTCTTGTAGTTGCTTACCGGTGATCGTCGCCACGGAGTAGACGATCACCGGTAAATCGCTACAATAATCCGTATGACGCCGCGGCTCGCGATCGTGTCGCTGCTTTCTTCGCGGAGTGACGACGGCGACCGACGGCCGGCGAGTAGCGCGTCGGCGGGCCGCCAGTATCGTCGGCTGGTCCCGGTGTCGTCGTCCGAAGTCTGCCGCCATTCGTGCTATCAGAGTCTGAAATGGGGCGCGAAGGTCGCTGCTACTGGCGTTCGTCGGGGGCGTCGCGAACAGCCACTCCCCGGGCCACAGGTGGGCTTGAGGCGTCTGGAAACCGCCACAGTTCCCGAATACAGAACCTGATAATTCGGCGCGTAGTCTTATTACCGAGTAGTGGCCACCGGTAGACAAGCGGAGCGAGTACTATTCAAATGCAACAGAGTTGGCAACGCGACCGAGCGGGTGACCGCGGTCAGGTCGGGATCGGGACGCTGATCGTGTTCATCGCGATGGTCCTCGTCGCGGCGATCGCGGCGGGCGTACTGATCAACACCGCGGGCTTTCTCCAGACGAACGCAGAACAGAGCGGCCAACAGAGCAGCCAACAGGTGACCAACCGCCTCCAGGTCGTCGACATCGCCGGGTCTGACATCGTGAAAGACGGCGAGGGCTTCGAGGTGACGACGGTCGACGTGACCGTCAAGCGAGCGCCGGGCTCGGGCAACGTGGACCTGTCGACGACGACCGCCCAGTGGGTCTCGTCGGGCGGCAGCTACAACGTCCTCAGCTACACGGCGGCCGAGGGATCGGGCGGATCAAGTGGTGACGCCGGGTTCATCACGTCGACGCTGCAGGACGACGACGGCTCGATCTCGAACAGCAACGCCCTCAACGACCAGGCCGACCGGGCGATCATCAGATTCCAGACCGACTCGGTTCCCACCAGCGAAGAGGAAGACGACCTGAACGGGAAGCTCGTCAGCGGGGACCTCACCGAGGGATCGTCCGCCGAGATCAGGCTGACCACCCAGGCCGGCGGCGAGACGACCGCCACGGTCGTCGTGCCCGAGTCTCTCTCGGGCAAGTCCGCCGTCTCGCTCTAGGCCGTCGCCCGCTTTCGCAAGGACTTAGCGGCCGCTCGCGACACGTTCAACCATGACTGTCGACTCCGACTGGGGCGACTGGCTCGTTCGCGCGGTCGAAGACGCGGATCCCGACGGACTCGCGATCTGGTACCTCGGCTGTAACGGCTTCGTACTCAAGTCCAGCGGCGGCTCGGTCGTCTACGTCGACCCGTATCTGGGTATCGGCGATCCGCCACGGACGGTCCGGATGATCCCCGTCCCGTTCGATCCCGACGACGTGCGCGAGGCGGACGCGGTCCTCGCGACCCACGAACACACGGATCACACGCACGGGCCGAGCCAGGCACCGATCCTCGCCGGTACGGGAGCCACGTTCTACGGCACCGACGCGAGCCACGACGTGGTCTCGGCCGAAAACTGGACCGAGACGTGGGACGTCGACGACGAACAGCTCCGCGAGATCGGCGAAGGGGACACCTTCGAGGTCGGTGATCTCACCGTCCACGTCGAACCCGCCAACGATCCCGACGCCGACCACCCCGTCTCGTACGTCTTCGAACACGACGCGGGGACGTTCTTCCACGGCGGCGACGCACGGCCCGGCGCGTTCGAGTCCGTCGGCGAGTCCTACGACATCGACGTGGGCGTCCTCGCGTTCGGTACCGTCGGGATGATCCCCGACAAGGAGACCCGCGAACCCGAACGCACGAAGTGGTACAACGACGAGAACATGATCGTCGAAGCCGCGAACGAACTCCAGCTCGAGACGCTCGTCCCGACCCACTGGGACATGTGGAAGGGCATGACGACGGAGCCGACGGTGCTGCACAACCACGTCAACAGCTTCCCCGCACCGGCGATCCTCGACATCGTCGAGATCGGCGATCGGATCGACCTGGAGTGAACTGACAGTTCAAAGAAGTAATAAGGCAGGCAATACGTATCTTTAATATTCTCGCTCGACGCTATTCGAGACATGAGTGACTCTCAGGCGTACGAGGAGATTACCGTGGTCTCTGATGGGGTGACCGTCACCAAACGGTACGAGGCCGACGAGTTCCCGGTGCCTGCCATCGCGTTCAAGTTCGCGTCCAGCCGGACCGAACCGGTGAGCGTGCGGCTGACCGACGTGGTTCCGGAGGACGTGGCAGTCGAGGATCTGGGCTTTCACCCGGAGTACGGGAGCGAGTTCTGGACGATCGACGACGACGAGATCGCCTTCGAGCGTGAACTCGAACCCGAATCGGAGTACACGACGGTGTACGGAATCCGCGCGACCGGCACCGACAACGTCGAGCAGTTCCTCACCGAACCACAGATCGACCGCATCGACCCGCCGCTGGAAGACGACGGGGGCGAACTCGTCGGCGAAGGATCCGACGCTGTCAAAGACGTGATCAGCGGCGACGCCGACAGCGTTCCGGGGCTCGAAGAGTCCGACGACGAGGACATCGAGACCCTCGACCTGAAGGATCCGAACAACGAGGGCCAGCAGCGCCGTGCCGCCGAACGCACTCCCGAGGAGACGGACGGCGACGCCGAGGAGGCGTCCGAGGACGGATCGGCCCAGCAGGCGGCGAACAACGGGACTGCGAGCAGCGTCGAAGTCGAGGGCGGGAGTCTCGTCGCCGCGATGGCGAACGAACTCCGGAACAACGAGGTCCGGAAAGAGGACGTCCAGATCCTCCGGAAGGCCTTCGACCTCGCGAGCGACGACGGCTCCGTGACGGCCCGGCTCGACAAGCTCCAGAAAGACGTCTCCGACGTCGTCGCGTACACCGACGCACTCGAAGAGTTCCTCGACGAGAACGGCACCGGCGAACAGCTCATCGACGAGTTCGAGTCCGAGGTCGAGCAGTTCCGCTCCGAAGTCGAGGAGTTCGAGTCCGAACTGGCATCGGTCAAGTCGACGGCCGCCGAGAACGGCGCTCAGATCGACGGACTCGCCGACGGAGTCGAGCAGATCGACGAGAGTGTCGACGACGTGACAGACGACGTATCGGAGCTGGAGTCGACCCTCGACGGCGTCCAGGACGACCTCGAAGAGATCCGCGAGGAGATGGCCGATGCGGGCGTCGAGAGCCAGATCGAAGAGATCGACGAGGAGATTGCCGAGCTCAAAGAGTGGCGCGAACAGCTCTCGTCGGTCATCGGTGGCGGCGACTGACGCGACCGGTCGCGTCCCGCCCACTCCGGGGCAGAGATATGTCGACACGGAGACACTCGCCCGTGTGAAACCGGACTCGTTTTACTCCCCCATCGTCTGTGCCATCGTAATGACGACGATCAGCGTGGCCGTTCCACGCAAGGGTCGCCCGCTGGAGGCCGTGCTCGAACGGCTGGCGACGACGGCAGCGTTCACCGAGATCGCCGACGACGTGATCTCGACGCTGCGCTACGAGAAGGCCATCACGAAGGACGACGCCACACCCGACGCGCCGGTGTACGATCGTCTCGCGGCGTACAGCGACCTCGACGACCCGACCAGACCCGAGTACACGCTCTTGCGAGACGACCGCGAGGGGATGCCCCGACGCGTCGTCTTCGACAGCCTGACGGTCCCGGTCGACGGGATCGACCTGCGTCTGGTCGGTCGAGAGGAGCCGTTTCGGTCGCTGCGCAAACACGAGTTCGCGCTGGGCTTCGACAGTGCCGACCTCGTCCTCGAAGAGGTCGTGCAGCTGCGGGACGATCCCCTGACCGAGATCGCGGCCATCAACGAGCGGATCGATCCGGTCGACACGGACGTTCGCGTCGTCACCGGGATGGGTGATACGGTGTATCACACGCTGCTCGGAACGCCAGCGGTGCGCAAGTCGCTCCCACACGATCTCTCCCGCGAGTTTCTCTCGGCCTACGAGGGCGATCTCTGTATCTCGCCGCGCTACGAGCGGCTGGTCGAGGCCGTCATCGGCACGGACGCCCTGCGAGACATCGAGTTCGTCTACCCCGAGAACGGACGGGAAGAGGAGGCCGCCATCGCCGAGGCCGGGCTGGGCGTCTACCTCACCGTGACCGGTTCGACCGCCCGCGACCACGGGCTCGAACTGGGAGAGCAGCTGTTCCCCAGCGAGACTGTCCTGCTGGAGAACCGCTCGGAGGTCGGCGACGGCGTCGATCGGGTCACGGAGCTGTTCGCTGCGCCCGACGAGTCCGTCCTGGCGCTCCAGTAGCGGTCCCGCGGTGACATCGGTGTCAGCACAGACCTTTGACCCTCGGCGACCTACGTCGCCGTATCCGTCACCGCGACGGCACCACCATGTCACGACACAGAACCACGCCGACACGGACAGCCGGGGCCGACAGATGAGTGAGCCACACGCCGACCAGCCGGTCCACACCGCGGGCACGCCGCTGGACGACGCCAGCGTCGCCGTCGTGATGATCCACGGCCGCGGAGCCAGAGCCGAGGGATTTCTCCAGCTCGCAGACGAGATCGCCGTCGACGGCGTCGCGTATCTCGCACCGCAGGCACAGCGCGGGAGCTGGTACCCCAACCGTTTCGTCGACCCGATCGAGAGCAACGAGCCACACCTCACCGCCGCACTCGGCGTCGTCGCGGACACGATCGAAAGAGCCCTCGCAGCGGGCCTCGACCACGAACAGATCGTCCTGATGGGGTTCTCTCAGGGTGCCTGTCTCGCCAGCGAGTACGTCGCCCGGAACCCCCGCGCGTACGGTGGACTCGCCGCCTTCAGCGGCGGACTCATCGGACCGCTCGGGATGGCGTTCGACCACGACGGGGAACTCGACGGGATGCCGGCCTTCTTCGGCTGTAGCGACTCCGATCCGCACATTCCGGAGACTCGCGTCACCGAGTCTGCGGACGTGTTCGAGCGCCTCGGAGCCACCGTCGAGACGCGACTCTACGAGGGCATGGGCCACACGATCGTCGACGACGAGGTCGAGTACGTCGTCGATCTGCTGTCGACGCTGACGGGTTCGGACTGATACGGATTCTCGTAGCAGTTTCCCGGTGATCACCTCGTGGCGACGATTGCCGGTGAGCACCTACGAGAGTCCGTATGATACTGTCGACTGTCCCGTCGTGAAGCGATTCGCCACCCGGTGTGGCGAAATCGATCACAGTGGGACAGCCGGCGGTACGACACCGCCGGTGAGATTCTCACCGGGCGGGAACGATCCCGCACCGGTGACCAACGTCACTTATCCGTCTCGAACGCCTTGTCTCAACTCGAATGCTGTCAGACGAGTTCGGTCGCGAGGTCTCGGGCGTCCGCGTCTCGCTGACCGATCGGTGTAACTTCGACTGCGTCTACTGCCACAACGAGGGGCTGGGAGACACGCGCGGCCCACTGGCGGCCCAGGACGACGAGCTCTCGACGGACCGGGTCGTCGACTTCCTCGAAGTGGCCGCGGACCTCGGCGTCGACTCGGTGAAGTTCACCGGCGGGGAACCGCTGCTCAGAGAGGACCTCGCCGAGATCGTCGAGCGGACGCCCGACGAGATGGCGGTGTCCCTGACGACGAACGGGACCTACCTTCCCGGGCGAGCGTCCGAACTCGTCGACGCCGGACTCGAACGAGTCAACATCTCCCAGGACGCACTCGACCGGGAGGCGTTCGCCGAACTCACCCAGAGTGGCGCGTACGACCGCGTGCTGGAGGGCGTCGAGGCGGCGGTCGACGCCGGACTCGCCCCGGTGAAGATCAACATGGTGGTGTTCGAGCCGACGGCGGGGTACGTTCCGGAGATGGTCGATCACGTCGTCGAGAACGAGGGGCTTCGCCTCCAGCTCATCGAGTACATGCCCGAGTTGGCCGGCCATCCGGAGTGGGCGATCGACATCGATCGCGTCCACGACTGGCTGTCCGAACGGGCCGACCGGATCGAGCACCGCCAGATGCACGACCGGCGGCGGTACTTCGTCGCGAGCGACGACGGCGACCGCGAGGGGATGGTCGAGATCGTCGACCCGGTGGGCAACGAGACGTTCTGTGCGAACTGCCACCGGGTGCGACTCACCCACGACGGCTACCTGAAGGGCTGTCTGAACCGCAACGAC
It encodes the following:
- the aglJ gene encoding S-layer glycoprotein N-glycosyltransferase AglJ — protein: MADRDDVCVLVPTYNEAATIGDVVASFVGQGFEHVLVIDGGSDDGTRELAAEAGARVVEQSGTGRGSGKGQAVREALNRHVEQPYVLMLDGDATYRPDEADRLLEPLFDGRAEHVVGNRFADMEAGAMTRLNQVGNGIINTAFSVIHGRDLTDILSGYRAFTLESVRQFDLTADGFGIETEMAVECVKQGVSTTVVPITYQARPDDSETNLDPFSDGAVIILTLYRMAKTNNPLFYFGSVGVASALVGVVLAIYVAYEWFVVGVSHEVIALVAASGLLFGIQLLMFGVLSDMIVALNREQTRRLSEIARQVGNESTAADAVGDGTEPSAEGESDGERASSTSRP
- a CDS encoding ATP-binding protein, with the translated sequence MDPEGGDDTADASTRHLEALQDLTSAMADGDGTVEDRIGRVLNVGCEHLGYPNGYLSAVTDDRYEIAVAAGENAADAVGDTSPLSETYCRHTLSDGDLYTILDVSESAPDDPAYDRWGLETYVGVPIEVDSETYGTLCFGDPSEPRSTLDPWQGVLLDTLRRWVESELEREQIASLRDRNERLLEATFDSPNVFVGILKPDGTLLRANETALSFAGVDVDDVRGHPFPETPWWNHDDEQRAKCRDAIERAESGETVEFEGTHVGADGSRIKTAVTVRPVYDDGAVSEIVAEGLDITDLQNRKEQMDFFNGILRHDILNGMNVVRARAERLEADLDGELNDHAQTILEWSDDIVELTQKVRSVLSTLSEDGLTDPEPVDLRAMLEAASSRPTSADQHCSVSIDVPAVTVAGDELLDDVFANVMLNAVEHTESSPSIEVTATEAAETIRVRIADDGPGIPPERRPSVFERGARRNGSSGTGFGLYFVDVMVDSYGGSVWIEESDRGGTAVVIELPRAG
- the dph2 gene encoding diphthamide biosynthesis enzyme Dph2, which encodes MSQDRSEGDLRATGLALKHDREWDYELDRIVEEVADRDAETVGLQFPEGLKRRGPAVADDLRDELPDDTQVMISGQPCYGACDLDTYLMRRTDVFVHFGHSPMKESDKIIYVPLFSNVDVFPIMEQALESELPAPDEDPEVGLVTTAQHMNKFDEMRGWLEERDYEVHTRKGDERLTHEGQVLGCNYASAEVDADQILYVGGGKFHPLGLAMEHPDKKVVIADPVNNAVHVADTEKFMKQRYASVHKAMDAERWGVIFCTKIGQGRWDQATEIVENNDDAYLITMDEVTPDRLTNFGMDAYVNTGCPRITTDDGPQFKKPMLTPQEYRIAIGEEDLEELAFDTFHGTW
- a CDS encoding YlbF family regulator — translated: MSIESETSDSAVDSHVEEIAAEFGDAITQLPVYQRFAEAKTAVENDEQAQEKIEEFESIREEFMLARQTGQADQEALRELQAAQEELHDLPVMSEYLEVQSELELRLQELNEVVSEQLVVDFGEKAGGCCED
- a CDS encoding archaellin/type IV pilin N-terminal domain-containing protein, producing MQQSWQRDRAGDRGQVGIGTLIVFIAMVLVAAIAAGVLINTAGFLQTNAEQSGQQSSQQVTNRLQVVDIAGSDIVKDGEGFEVTTVDVTVKRAPGSGNVDLSTTTAQWVSSGGSYNVLSYTAAEGSGGSSGDAGFITSTLQDDDGSISNSNALNDQADRAIIRFQTDSVPTSEEEDDLNGKLVSGDLTEGSSAEIRLTTQAGGETTATVVVPESLSGKSAVSL
- a CDS encoding MBL fold metallo-hydrolase; protein product: MTVDSDWGDWLVRAVEDADPDGLAIWYLGCNGFVLKSSGGSVVYVDPYLGIGDPPRTVRMIPVPFDPDDVREADAVLATHEHTDHTHGPSQAPILAGTGATFYGTDASHDVVSAENWTETWDVDDEQLREIGEGDTFEVGDLTVHVEPANDPDADHPVSYVFEHDAGTFFHGGDARPGAFESVGESYDIDVGVLAFGTVGMIPDKETREPERTKWYNDENMIVEAANELQLETLVPTHWDMWKGMTTEPTVLHNHVNSFPAPAILDIVEIGDRIDLE
- a CDS encoding alpha/beta hydrolase yields the protein MSEPHADQPVHTAGTPLDDASVAVVMIHGRGARAEGFLQLADEIAVDGVAYLAPQAQRGSWYPNRFVDPIESNEPHLTAALGVVADTIERALAAGLDHEQIVLMGFSQGACLASEYVARNPRAYGGLAAFSGGLIGPLGMAFDHDGELDGMPAFFGCSDSDPHIPETRVTESADVFERLGATVETRLYEGMGHTIVDDEVEYVVDLLSTLTGSD
- the moaA gene encoding GTP 3',8-cyclase MoaA produces the protein MLSDEFGREVSGVRVSLTDRCNFDCVYCHNEGLGDTRGPLAAQDDELSTDRVVDFLEVAADLGVDSVKFTGGEPLLREDLAEIVERTPDEMAVSLTTNGTYLPGRASELVDAGLERVNISQDALDREAFAELTQSGAYDRVLEGVEAAVDAGLAPVKINMVVFEPTAGYVPEMVDHVVENEGLRLQLIEYMPELAGHPEWAIDIDRVHDWLSERADRIEHRQMHDRRRYFVASDDGDREGMVEIVDPVGNETFCANCHRVRLTHDGYLKGCLNRNDDLRSIGETKSRMRDAFRATVASRVPYYGEYMVETEDGWERDERYRDGEGDRAPYAYTED